One window from the genome of Salvelinus sp. IW2-2015 linkage group LG30, ASM291031v2, whole genome shotgun sequence encodes:
- the LOC111955210 gene encoding serine/arginine-rich splicing factor 10 — MARYLRPPNTSLFIRNISDESRPEDLRREFGRYGPVVDVYIPLDFYSRRPRGFAYIQYPFPSKFEDVRDAEDALHNLDRKWVCGRQIEIQFAQGDRKTPNQMKGKEGGSSRSSSRHDDQDYDRDSRRRRSRSRSYQRRRSRSPSYDRRPRRSESPRDSRGRMYGGRGRSRSPENDRHRPHPRDHRRPPPGHSPHSQSPSHSRSRPRAQRESRGKSRSRSKSLSPRDGDIHPASGGYEPQDDASPRMHSPSRSHSRSLSRSRSRSRSWTGRKSGGH, encoded by the exons GCCTGAGGATTTGCGCCGTGAATTTGGTCGTTATGGGCCAGTAGTAGACGTCTACATTCCACTTGACTTCTATTCACGCCGACCAAGAGGATTTGCATATATTCAATATCCTTTCCCTTCTAAA TTTGAAGATGTGCGCGACGCTGAAGATGCTCTGCACAACCTGGACAGGAAGTGGGTGTGTGGCCGACAGATTGAAATCCAATTTGCGCAGGGAGACCGAAAGA CACCCAATCAGATgaaaggaaaggaggggggaTCTTCGCGCAGCTCTTCGCGGCATGATGATCAGGATTATGATCGGGACAGCCGTCGTAGGCGCTCTCGCAGCCGTAGCTACCAAAGACGGAGGTCACGCAGCCCATCCTACGATCGCCGGCCCAGACGCTCTGAGAGTCCCAGAGA CTCCCGTGGAAGGATGTACGGCGGTAGAGGAAGAAGCAGGAGTCCGGAAAACGACAG GCACCGACCCCACCCACGTGACCACCGACGACCCCCCCCTGGGCATTCCCCTCACAGCCAATCCCCTTCTCACTCCAGATCCAGGCCCAGGGCCCAGAGGGAGTCCAGAGGAAAGTCTCGTTCCCGCTCTAAGTCCCTGAGCCCACGAGATGGCGACATCCACCCAGCATCCGGAGGCTATGAGCCGCAGGACGATGCATCGCCTCGTATGCACTCCCCGTCCCGCTCGCATTCTCGCTCCCTCTCACGGTCCCGTTCTCGCTCCAGGTCCTGGACAGGACGCAAGTCAGGGGGACACTAA
- the LOC111954966 gene encoding akirin-1, giving the protein MACGATLKRSIEFEALHSPQSPKRRRCNPLPGTPVTPSPKRCNLLSATGDSSMSPQSTCGGEHRLTPEQIVQNLRQEYSRYQRRCQLEEAFNQSESQTPSDGPGQSSGFMAPSSPSGVSMKRDQPCFTLRQVGSLCERILKDHEESICEEYEQILNTKLAEQYESFVKFTHDQIMRQYSARPSSYVS; this is encoded by the exons ATGGCGTGCGGAGCTACTTTGAAGCGTTCAATTGAGTTTGAGGCCCTTCACAGCCCTCAATCTCCAAAACGGCGAAGGTGCAACCCTCTGCCAGGGACCCCAGTCACCCCCTCGCCAAAGCGGTGTAACCTGCTTTCCGCTACCGGTGACAGTTCGATGTCTCCCCAATCAACTTGTGGAGGAGAACATAGACTTACCCCAG AGCAGATCGTCCAGAATCTTAGGCAAGAATATAGCCGTTACCAGCGACGGTGTCAACTTGAGGAGGCCTTCAACCAGAGTGAGTCCCAGACTCCAAGTGATGGCCCAGGACAAAGCTCTGGTTTCATGGCACCAAGCTCCCCATCAG GAGTGTCTATGAAGAGGGACCAGCCCTGCTTCACATTGCGCCAGGTAGGCTCCCTGTGTGAACGAATCCTCAAGGACCACGAGGAGAGCATCTGTGAAGAGTATGAACAGATCCTGAACACGAAGCTGGCGG AACAATATGAATCGTTTGTGAAGTTCACACATGACCAGATCATGCGACAATATAGCGCTAGACCCTCCAGCT ATGTCTCATGA